From Candidatus Neomarinimicrobiota bacterium:
CTACTGATAATGTCAAAAAATCAAATATCATCCAGAATAATACAGAGACAAGCATTCCATTTTTAGCTGTTTTTTGATTAATGGCAGAATAACATCTCTGATAAAAAGCAGGGTCAACAATAGTCCACATAGCAATAAAGAACCAAACAACCAGAAATGAAAATCTTTGTCCTCCAAGGGGTTCAAGATGTGTATCTGGAAGATTCCCTTTTAAATACTCAAATCCACCTAACTTAATAACACATATGGAAAAGAGTATTAAGAATCCCAGAAACATCAAAATAAACTGGAGTATATCTGTACTGACAACAGATTTGAATCCTCCTCGAAACAGATAGAAAGTCGAAGCAATGGCTCCAATAAAAAATGAAATCCAGAACGGTAATCCCAGAATAACTGACAAAATATAGCCTATCATAAGATAATATGGCGCTGGTGTTACCAATATAAAAACCAGCACGCTTCCTATCAAACCGGGTACCTTACCATACTCATTATAAAGTAAATCAGGTATGGTAAACTGGTTCTTATTCCTTATTCTACCAGCCAGGAAAAATGCAAAAATTATAGCAAATATATAGTATGGCAATCCCATTGCAAACCAATTTAGAATGCCATAATTATATATAAATTCACCAATGCCAAGTATCCCTCCATACCAAGTTGACACAAGAGTTGCTACAAAAGCTGGTAGTGTCAGCTTCCTGCTGGCAAGGAGGTAATCTTCTGCATCATTTCTAGTTTTTTTGCCACTTTTTATTCCTATGTAACCCAGAATCACAAAGTATAAAACTATTACACTAAAATCCCAGATGCTTAATTCTATCTTTTCCATTTCCCGATCTATTTGTTTAAGATTAAGATTAAACTCCCTCTGGTAAATTCAATAATAACTTTATCGTTTAAACTTATATTGCTCAACCCAAGTGATGATGGTAAAAGATCGCAATTCTCAAGATTATATTTAAACCCTTTTAAAGTCAATTTTTCTGCTCTATCAAAAGTAAATAGTGATATCAATTGCTCTTTTTTGGTATCTACTTCATAACAACGTGGGGATAAGACATACACATCCTGTAGTCTATCTGAAATTAAAATTTTATATTTTTCAATAAATTTTTTTGATACAAACAAATTTGCCAGCGTATGATCAAGTCTCTTACCGAGAAAACCAATCATTATAATATTATTCACTCCATCCGGAATATGATTGAACGCCTTTTCAAGATCATTATTATCCTGCATCGGTTCATGAATTATCTCAACTCCAGAGTCCTTTAATTTATGGAGCATTTCTCTCTTGATAGAGTCAAAATCACCTACCACAATTTCCGGTTTAATTTCTATTTTGCTCAACACATTTGCACCACCGTCAACTGCTATTCTATACTTTGCCCTATAGTTATATTTTTTAATCTCATTTATATCCGGTTCAGAATTACCAATTAATAATGCAAATTTAGTAAATATATCCCCAGGTAATCTTACCAATTTTCACCTCATAAACTGTAGATTTATGAACTTTTCTCTTTCAATTTATCGCTCAATTTATTCATATCTATCTCAAGTTGAAAATTTTTGATATGCTCTTTTACTTTACTTTTATATTGTTGGGAATTGAAAT
This genomic window contains:
- a CDS encoding thiamine diphosphokinase, with product MVRLPGDIFTKFALLIGNSEPDINEIKKYNYRAKYRIAVDGGANVLSKIEIKPEIVVGDFDSIKREMLHKLKDSGVEIIHEPMQDNNDLEKAFNHIPDGVNNIIMIGFLGKRLDHTLANLFVSKKFIEKYKILISDRLQDVYVLSPRCYEVDTKKEQLISLFTFDRAEKLTLKGFKYNLENCDLLPSSLGLSNISLNDKVIIEFTRGSLILILNK
- a CDS encoding sodium:solute symporter family protein, with protein sequence MEKIELSIWDFSVIVLYFVILGYIGIKSGKKTRNDAEDYLLASRKLTLPAFVATLVSTWYGGILGIGEFIYNYGILNWFAMGLPYYIFAIIFAFFLAGRIRNKNQFTIPDLLYNEYGKVPGLIGSVLVFILVTPAPYYLMIGYILSVILGLPFWISFFIGAIASTFYLFRGGFKSVVSTDILQFILMFLGFLILFSICVIKLGGFEYLKGNLPDTHLEPLGGQRFSFLVVWFFIAMWTIVDPAFYQRCYSAINQKTAKNGMLVSVLFWMIFDFLTLSVGLYARANLEGINPTLSFIILSDKLLPPFLKGLFFVAIFATIMSTMDSLSFLSSMTFARDIIWRNSKNSDESKVNNYTRFGIILTIGLSTVLVMFFPSVVSIWYVVGSIVIPSLLVSVLDAIFDRKLLNTKTSGLILVIPFIANLFWIVYGYANASNGSPSYLFGVEPFFVGIVLAGIIIVINILVQKRT